The Caulifigura coniformis genome includes a region encoding these proteins:
- a CDS encoding CapA family protein, producing the protein MHLSSRRRFVACFAALLVCSTALAEIAPRPPRAETVRLVFTGDIMLDMFPGATLSQGVDPFAHYADVFREADLVVGNLECVVTTGGRQFRKPYTFRVHPRAIPVLDRWFDAFSIANNHTGDFGDEALLEELELFAGKIPLFGGGRNLAEARKPWLVERNGVRIAILGYNEFIPKEFAAGENDPGVAWGVDEHVLADLRAAREIHKADVVIPFMHWGSEYEPQADDRQKQFARAMIDAGASAVIGAHAHVTQGAEIYNDRPIIYSLGNFVFDGFEEPEANVGWVLRLTIDRQGIVNWDTVVHDINFIGTPTPNWSATGPAAKRGDSTVTQRVPDRPNLTKKVDSSTPDRPGR; encoded by the coding sequence ATGCACCTCTCCTCCCGTCGGCGATTCGTCGCCTGCTTCGCGGCGCTCCTGGTCTGTTCCACCGCGCTCGCCGAAATCGCCCCCCGTCCCCCGCGCGCTGAGACCGTCCGGCTCGTCTTCACCGGCGACATCATGCTCGACATGTTCCCCGGCGCAACCCTCAGCCAGGGAGTCGACCCCTTCGCTCACTACGCCGACGTCTTTCGCGAGGCCGACCTCGTCGTCGGCAATCTCGAATGCGTCGTGACGACCGGCGGCAGGCAGTTCCGAAAGCCCTATACCTTTCGCGTCCACCCCCGCGCCATCCCCGTTCTCGACCGCTGGTTCGATGCCTTCTCCATCGCCAACAACCACACCGGCGACTTCGGCGACGAAGCCCTCCTCGAAGAACTCGAGTTGTTCGCCGGAAAAATCCCCCTCTTCGGCGGCGGCCGCAATCTCGCCGAGGCCCGCAAGCCCTGGCTCGTTGAACGCAACGGGGTTCGCATCGCGATCCTGGGCTACAACGAATTCATCCCGAAGGAATTCGCCGCCGGCGAGAACGATCCCGGAGTCGCCTGGGGCGTCGATGAGCATGTCCTCGCCGATCTCCGCGCCGCCCGCGAAATACACAAGGCCGATGTGGTCATCCCCTTCATGCACTGGGGCTCCGAATATGAGCCCCAGGCCGACGACCGCCAGAAGCAGTTTGCCCGCGCCATGATCGATGCCGGCGCTTCCGCCGTCATCGGCGCGCATGCCCACGTCACCCAGGGAGCCGAGATCTACAACGACCGCCCCATCATCTACAGCCTCGGCAATTTTGTGTTCGACGGGTTCGAAGAGCCGGAAGCCAATGTCGGCTGGGTCCTCCGCCTCACCATCGACCGCCAGGGCATCGTGAACTGGGACACCGTCGTCCATGACATCAACTTCATTGGCACCCCCACTCCCAACTGGTCGGCCACCGGCCCCGCCGCAAAACGGGGCGATTCCACCGTGACGCAACGCGTTCCCGATCGCCCCAACCTCACGAAAAAGGTCGACTCTTCCACCCCGGACCGCCCCGGAAGATGA
- the tdh gene encoding L-threonine 3-dehydrogenase, with the protein MKALVKKHAQPGLWLEDVPEPKVGINDCLIRVDRTGICGTDVHIYNWDAWAQKTIPVPMVVGHEFVGEIIEVGANVHDFFPGEIVSGEGHVVCGHCRNCLAGRRHLCADTKGIGVNRPGAFAEYISVPMTNVWHHAPGIDLDVASIFDPFGNAVHTALSFDLLGEDILITGAGPIGCMAAAICQYAGARYVVVTDVNPWRLNLAKTLGATRVVDVRTEKLADVQKELGMKEGFDVGLEMSGNPTAFRDMLANMAHGGKIAMLGIPEKEVAIDWNTVIFNMLTIKGIYGREMYETWYKMTVMLQGGLNIAPVITHRFHARDFEKGFEVMRSGQSGKVILDWKEF; encoded by the coding sequence ATGAAAGCCCTCGTCAAGAAGCACGCCCAGCCAGGTCTCTGGCTGGAGGATGTTCCCGAGCCAAAGGTCGGCATCAACGACTGCCTCATCCGCGTCGACCGCACCGGAATCTGCGGCACCGATGTCCATATCTACAACTGGGACGCCTGGGCCCAGAAAACGATTCCCGTCCCGATGGTCGTCGGCCACGAGTTCGTCGGCGAGATCATCGAGGTCGGGGCCAACGTCCACGACTTCTTCCCGGGCGAGATCGTCAGCGGCGAAGGCCATGTCGTCTGCGGGCATTGCCGCAACTGTCTCGCCGGCCGGCGGCACCTCTGTGCCGACACGAAGGGCATCGGCGTCAACCGGCCCGGAGCCTTCGCGGAATATATCTCCGTCCCGATGACCAATGTCTGGCATCATGCCCCCGGCATCGATCTCGATGTCGCTTCCATCTTCGACCCGTTCGGCAACGCCGTTCACACCGCTCTGTCCTTTGATCTCCTCGGAGAGGACATCCTGATCACGGGGGCCGGCCCGATCGGCTGCATGGCGGCCGCCATCTGCCAATACGCCGGCGCCCGCTACGTCGTCGTCACCGATGTGAACCCCTGGCGGCTCAACCTGGCAAAAACACTCGGAGCCACCCGCGTGGTCGATGTCCGCACCGAGAAGCTGGCCGACGTCCAGAAGGAACTCGGCATGAAAGAAGGCTTCGATGTCGGCCTCGAAATGTCGGGCAATCCCACGGCCTTCCGCGACATGCTGGCCAACATGGCCCACGGCGGAAAAATTGCGATGCTCGGCATCCCCGAGAAAGAGGTCGCGATCGACTGGAACACCGTCATCTTCAACATGCTCACGATCAAGGGCATCTACGGCCGCGAGATGTACGAGACGTGGTACAAGATGACGGTGATGCTCCAGGGCGGCCTCAATATCGCCCCCGTCATCACCCACCGCTTCCACGCCAGAGACTTCGAAAAAGGTTTCGAAGTCATGCGCTCCGGTCAGTCCGGAAAAGTCATCCTCGACTGGAAAGAGTTTTGA
- a CDS encoding TolC family protein, with the protein MRRFCVHLSALIAFGCSTTPRGGGGVVGRDNGPLPGRPVQAADAELPADETAEVRTAAKVTSASYEDEKRVIPADEAPPDPGEKERIAPPAPDGYRAPGAKALPLEAVVQSVYTSYPYLHAAIYERNVASGYQLAAAGGFDTKLKASSENGPTGYYQTYRQMLGLSQPTYNGGELFAGYRIGRGDYQPWYQERQTNGGGEFKAGFAVPLGRNRTIDARRAELWRSTFEIQRVEPDIQAQLIGFVQEASYAYWDWVAAGRDYRISKRLLALAENRTQRIEQQVEAGFIDPPELTDNLRLIADRKAKLASSGQKLQEKAVKLSLYLRDDSGDPIVPGPDVLNEFPEPDAIDRDHLAADAQIALRARPELKVLDLQRRQYEVDYAEAHNDLRPQVDGVLTGSQDMGEPTSSKGDKSEFEAEASLFVEVPLQRRKGRGKMQVVEGKLSQLAAKRRYVEDKIVASVQTAYIALASAHTQVLETREAVRLAEELAVRERQNFDAGASDLLKVTLREQYAVESAFKEVEALLLYYRSQADYRAALAQDLAPVVTPNVP; encoded by the coding sequence ATGCGCAGATTCTGCGTGCACCTGTCGGCCCTGATCGCTTTTGGCTGTTCGACGACGCCACGAGGAGGAGGGGGAGTCGTCGGCCGTGACAACGGCCCACTTCCCGGTCGCCCGGTGCAAGCCGCAGACGCGGAACTTCCTGCTGACGAGACGGCCGAGGTGCGGACGGCGGCGAAAGTCACTTCAGCGAGTTACGAGGACGAGAAACGCGTCATTCCCGCCGACGAGGCTCCGCCCGATCCCGGGGAGAAGGAACGGATCGCCCCGCCTGCTCCGGACGGGTATCGGGCTCCGGGCGCCAAAGCGTTGCCGCTGGAGGCGGTCGTTCAGTCGGTCTATACGAGCTACCCGTACCTGCATGCGGCGATCTACGAGCGGAACGTCGCCTCGGGCTACCAGCTCGCTGCGGCGGGAGGCTTTGACACCAAGCTGAAAGCGTCGTCTGAGAACGGTCCGACCGGCTATTACCAGACGTACCGGCAGATGCTGGGGTTGTCGCAGCCGACGTACAACGGCGGCGAACTGTTTGCCGGCTATCGCATCGGTCGGGGCGACTACCAGCCTTGGTACCAGGAGCGCCAGACGAACGGCGGTGGCGAGTTCAAGGCGGGATTCGCGGTTCCGCTGGGGCGGAATCGGACAATCGACGCGCGTCGGGCGGAGCTGTGGCGGTCGACGTTCGAGATCCAGCGAGTGGAACCGGATATTCAGGCCCAGTTGATCGGTTTCGTCCAGGAAGCGTCTTATGCCTACTGGGACTGGGTGGCTGCGGGGCGCGATTACCGCATTTCAAAACGCCTGTTGGCGCTGGCCGAGAACCGCACGCAGCGGATCGAGCAGCAGGTGGAGGCGGGGTTCATCGATCCGCCGGAACTGACCGACAACCTGCGACTGATCGCCGACCGCAAGGCAAAGCTCGCGTCCTCCGGCCAGAAGCTGCAGGAGAAGGCAGTCAAGCTTTCGCTGTACCTGCGCGACGATTCCGGCGACCCGATCGTTCCCGGTCCGGACGTCCTGAACGAGTTTCCTGAGCCGGACGCGATCGACCGCGACCACCTGGCGGCGGACGCGCAGATTGCCCTCCGGGCCCGACCGGAGCTGAAAGTCCTGGACCTGCAGCGGCGGCAGTACGAAGTGGACTATGCGGAAGCACACAACGACCTGCGGCCGCAGGTGGATGGCGTGCTCACGGGATCGCAGGACATGGGTGAACCGACGAGTTCCAAGGGGGACAAGTCGGAGTTCGAGGCGGAAGCATCGCTGTTTGTGGAGGTGCCCCTGCAGCGCCGCAAAGGCCGGGGCAAGATGCAGGTGGTCGAGGGGAAGCTGTCGCAGCTGGCAGCCAAACGGCGGTACGTGGAAGACAAGATCGTCGCCAGCGTGCAGACGGCGTACATCGCGCTGGCGTCGGCCCACACGCAGGTGCTGGAGACGCGTGAAGCCGTGCGGCTGGCGGAGGAACTGGCGGTGCGGGAGCGCCAGAATTTCGACGCGGGGGCATCGGACCTGTTGAAGGTGACGCTTCGCGAGCAGTACGCCGTGGAATCGGCGTTCAAAGAGGTGGAAGCGCTGCTGTTGTATTACCGTTCGCAGGCGGATTACCGGGCTGCGCTGGCACAGGACCTGGCGCCGGTTGTGACGCCGAACGTGCCGTGA
- a CDS encoding PSD1 and planctomycete cytochrome C domain-containing protein: MLRCGMHLGLMVVAALVCSSALGETPDAEREAARRKAFETHIRPLLAARCFKCHGDEKQSGNLRLDTKASMLAGGDSGAALVPGKPGESLIVDAINYETLEMPPSGKLPPEEIALLTEWVTSGGYWPDGDAAAPVKTAPVERITDADRAYWAYQPPKAVTPPDVSQADASVGKAHGLDRPWVRNPVDAFILEKLAQAGISPSVEAGKVALLRRVTQDVIGLPPTPAELDAFLSDESPEAYEKVVDRLLRSPRFGEHQARQWLDLVRYAESDGYKQDDYRPTAWRYRDYVVKSFNDDKPYDRFITEQLAGDEIDPDNPEALVATGFLRHGIYEYNQRDVRGQWRDMLNDITDCVGDVFLATSVGCARCHDHKFDAVLQKDYFRLQAFFSGLSFQDHELPAAAYDADFTKAMQGWMEATTDVRQRIEDFKAARYTEASTRALQIFDKEFRAIWNKPDGERRPEDEPIIALMKLQVDGAAEGFAAKLKGKDKEDWKKLQEELATFDSLKPRQQPQARTVSEFGPTAPVVFIPDKQRMGPVDPGFLSVIDPEPARIPPPADNASTSGRRTILARWLAQPDHPLTSRIVVNRIWQSHFGKGLVATPSDFGRLGEAPSHPGLLDWLAVRLVQNGWSLKSIHREILLSSAYRQAAFSADDDQARNGMTPVMAKAQEIDPQNRLVWHAPVRRLGGEQIRDAALAVAGELDVRAGGEGTDIQEKRRSIYTKVVRNKRDPLLDVFDFPERFSSVGERNTTTSPTQSLFMINGDWMLDRAKTLAERLVREAPGGEDSRVRLAYRLAVARDATVPELERAVNFIYERRGEAGPADLAKVDSALVDFCHVLLNSNEFLYVD; the protein is encoded by the coding sequence ATGTTGCGATGCGGAATGCACCTTGGACTCATGGTCGTCGCAGCGCTCGTCTGCTCCAGCGCCCTGGGAGAAACTCCCGATGCCGAGCGCGAAGCCGCCCGGCGCAAGGCGTTCGAAACCCACATCCGTCCCCTGCTGGCCGCCCGCTGCTTCAAATGCCACGGTGACGAAAAGCAGAGCGGAAACCTTCGGCTCGATACGAAGGCTTCCATGCTCGCTGGAGGCGACAGCGGCGCCGCGCTTGTCCCCGGCAAGCCCGGCGAGAGCCTCATCGTCGATGCGATCAACTACGAGACCCTCGAGATGCCCCCGAGCGGCAAGCTCCCGCCGGAAGAAATCGCCCTCCTGACGGAATGGGTCACCAGCGGCGGCTACTGGCCCGACGGCGACGCCGCCGCGCCGGTGAAGACTGCCCCCGTCGAACGCATCACGGACGCCGACCGCGCCTATTGGGCCTATCAGCCTCCGAAAGCGGTCACTCCTCCCGACGTCTCTCAGGCCGATGCGAGCGTCGGCAAGGCCCACGGACTGGATCGCCCCTGGGTGCGAAATCCCGTCGATGCCTTCATCCTCGAGAAGCTGGCCCAGGCCGGCATTTCCCCCTCGGTGGAAGCTGGCAAAGTGGCCCTGCTCCGCCGAGTCACGCAGGACGTCATCGGCCTCCCTCCCACCCCGGCCGAACTCGATGCCTTTCTTTCGGATGAATCCCCCGAGGCCTATGAGAAGGTCGTCGATCGCCTCCTCCGCAGCCCCCGTTTCGGCGAGCATCAGGCCCGCCAGTGGCTCGACCTCGTCCGCTACGCCGAGTCCGATGGCTACAAGCAGGACGACTATCGCCCCACCGCCTGGCGCTACCGCGACTACGTCGTGAAGTCGTTCAACGACGACAAGCCCTACGACCGCTTCATCACCGAACAACTCGCCGGTGACGAAATTGATCCGGACAACCCCGAGGCCCTCGTCGCCACCGGGTTCCTCCGGCATGGGATCTACGAATACAACCAGCGCGATGTCCGCGGCCAGTGGCGCGACATGCTGAACGACATCACCGACTGCGTCGGCGATGTGTTCCTCGCCACCAGCGTCGGCTGTGCCCGCTGCCACGACCACAAGTTCGACGCCGTTCTCCAGAAAGACTACTTCCGCCTCCAGGCCTTCTTCTCGGGCCTCTCATTCCAGGATCACGAACTGCCGGCCGCCGCCTACGACGCCGACTTCACGAAGGCGATGCAGGGCTGGATGGAAGCGACTACCGATGTCCGCCAGCGCATCGAAGACTTCAAGGCCGCCCGCTACACCGAAGCGTCGACCAGGGCCCTCCAGATCTTCGACAAGGAGTTCCGCGCCATCTGGAACAAGCCCGATGGCGAACGCCGCCCCGAAGATGAGCCGATCATCGCCCTGATGAAGCTGCAGGTCGACGGCGCGGCCGAAGGGTTTGCGGCCAAGCTCAAGGGCAAGGACAAGGAAGACTGGAAGAAACTCCAGGAAGAACTCGCGACCTTCGATTCGCTGAAGCCCCGGCAGCAGCCCCAGGCCCGTACCGTTTCCGAGTTTGGCCCGACCGCACCGGTGGTGTTCATTCCCGACAAGCAGCGGATGGGCCCCGTCGATCCTGGCTTCCTCTCCGTCATCGATCCGGAACCCGCCCGCATTCCGCCCCCCGCAGACAACGCCTCCACCTCCGGACGCCGGACGATCCTCGCCCGCTGGCTGGCCCAGCCCGACCATCCCCTCACCTCGCGGATCGTCGTCAACCGCATCTGGCAGTCGCACTTCGGCAAGGGTCTCGTCGCCACGCCCAGCGACTTCGGTCGGCTCGGCGAAGCCCCCTCGCATCCCGGCCTCCTCGACTGGCTGGCCGTCAGGCTGGTCCAGAACGGCTGGAGCCTGAAATCGATCCATCGCGAAATCCTCCTCTCCTCCGCCTATCGTCAGGCCGCGTTTTCGGCCGACGACGACCAGGCCCGGAACGGAATGACGCCCGTGATGGCGAAAGCCCAGGAGATCGATCCCCAGAACCGTCTCGTCTGGCACGCCCCCGTCCGCCGCCTGGGCGGCGAGCAGATTCGCGACGCCGCTCTCGCGGTCGCCGGTGAACTCGATGTCCGCGCCGGCGGAGAAGGGACCGACATCCAGGAAAAGCGTCGCTCGATCTACACGAAGGTCGTCCGTAACAAGCGCGATCCCCTGCTCGACGTGTTTGACTTCCCCGAACGCTTCAGCAGCGTCGGAGAACGAAACACCACCACCAGCCCGACTCAGTCGCTGTTCATGATCAACGGCGACTGGATGCTCGACCGCGCAAAGACTCTGGCCGAACGTCTCGTTCGTGAAGCTCCCGGCGGTGAAGACTCCCGCGTCCGTCTCGCCTATCGCCTCGCCGTGGCACGCGACGCCACGGTCCCCGAACTCGAGCGGGCCGTCAACTTCATCTACGAACGCCGCGGAGAAGCCGGCCCCGCCGACCTGGCGAAAGTCGACTCCGCCCTGGTCGACTTCTGCCACGTCCTGCTCAACTCCAACGAGTTCCTGTACGTCGATTAG
- a CDS encoding sialidase family protein, which yields MLRLCSTLLLLFAAAPLLAAAPVRSTVFKNGDDGYKIFRIPALVLAANGNLLAFCEARTGGDASEIDLVMKRSLDGGNTWGPLEKVQESDDFKPLFGENPPEITIGNPCPVVDHLDPEHRGRMWLPFTVENDFVFVTYSDDHGKTWAKPRDITRDVKKPGWGWYATGPCHAIQLLHGKHRGRLVIPADHRVSATGGDKGPCGVQMILSDDHGKTWRLGLIDDFYDDTLESNETTVVELGDGRLYINTRDQNGKMPGTRAEAWSSDGGQSFDPSGAAEWKGFKPAPEIIDPPVVQCSLWRMTNNGKDPLVVFCGPDDHGPSGGGRKDLRLRFSSDDTKTWRDGPLIHEGPSAYSDMAEVRPGHGELGILWEAGNAGTKSATRIDFTVVHPYAE from the coding sequence ATGCTGCGCTTGTGCTCGACGCTGTTGTTGCTGTTTGCGGCGGCTCCGTTGCTGGCGGCCGCCCCCGTCCGCTCCACCGTCTTCAAGAACGGTGATGACGGTTACAAGATCTTCCGCATCCCCGCCCTGGTCCTCGCAGCCAACGGCAACCTCCTCGCCTTCTGCGAAGCCCGTACCGGGGGTGATGCGAGCGAAATCGATCTCGTGATGAAACGATCCCTCGACGGCGGGAACACCTGGGGGCCCCTCGAGAAAGTTCAGGAGAGCGACGACTTCAAGCCCCTCTTCGGCGAGAATCCCCCTGAGATCACGATCGGCAATCCCTGTCCCGTCGTCGATCATCTCGACCCCGAACATCGCGGCCGCATGTGGCTCCCGTTCACCGTCGAGAACGATTTCGTGTTCGTCACCTATAGCGACGACCACGGAAAAACATGGGCCAAGCCGCGCGACATCACCAGGGACGTCAAGAAGCCCGGCTGGGGCTGGTATGCCACCGGCCCCTGCCACGCAATCCAGCTCCTCCACGGCAAGCATCGCGGCCGCCTCGTCATCCCCGCCGATCATCGCGTCAGCGCCACCGGCGGCGACAAAGGCCCCTGCGGCGTCCAGATGATTCTGAGTGACGACCACGGGAAAACTTGGCGGCTGGGCCTCATCGACGACTTCTACGACGACACGCTCGAATCCAATGAAACCACCGTCGTCGAACTCGGCGACGGCCGGCTCTACATCAACACCCGCGACCAGAACGGCAAGATGCCCGGAACTCGCGCCGAAGCCTGGAGTTCCGATGGTGGTCAGTCCTTCGATCCCTCGGGAGCCGCCGAATGGAAAGGCTTCAAACCCGCGCCGGAGATCATCGACCCGCCCGTCGTACAGTGTTCGCTCTGGCGCATGACGAACAACGGCAAGGATCCGCTCGTCGTCTTCTGCGGCCCCGATGATCACGGCCCCTCCGGCGGCGGTCGAAAAGACCTGCGGCTCCGTTTCAGCTCCGACGACACGAAGACCTGGCGCGACGGTCCATTGATTCACGAAGGCCCTTCGGCATACAGCGACATGGCCGAGGTCCGCCCGGGACACGGCGAACTCGGCATCCTCTGGGAAGCCGGCAACGCTGGAACCAAGTCAGCCACGCGTATCGACTTCACTGTCGTCCATCCCTATGCAGAATAG
- a CDS encoding glycosyltransferase, which yields MLRVTFLIPTLDRSGAEKQLVLLATGLPRDRIAPEVIVLTRSGPLEDDLHRADIPVTILGKRGKFDPRTLRTLKKRLRENPPDILHSWLFAANAYGRLATPRRRAFKTVVSERCVDSWKASWQLWLDRRLISCTDALLGNSESVATFYEQQGVPRSLISVIPNAVTPPPRPTTSRAEFLNSLGFTPETKLVGVIGRLAKQKRVDDLLWGMQVLRQAEPTARMLIIGDGPERAHLQQHARDVEVADFVNFLGHRDDAASLIHHLDAFWLGSGFEGMSNSLMEAMAAGTPVIASDIPPNRELITHGVHGYLANVGDGVAFAQYSVKLFQDPALRQSLSTAARDRMQSEFSVPRMIERHAAVYEELAKGAHAQA from the coding sequence TTGCTCCGCGTCACCTTCCTCATCCCGACCCTCGACCGCTCCGGCGCCGAAAAGCAGCTCGTGCTTCTGGCCACCGGACTGCCCCGCGACCGCATTGCGCCCGAAGTCATCGTCCTCACCCGCTCCGGCCCGCTCGAAGACGACCTCCACCGCGCCGACATCCCCGTTACCATCCTCGGCAAACGCGGCAAGTTCGATCCCCGCACACTCCGCACCCTGAAGAAACGCCTGCGCGAGAACCCGCCCGACATCCTCCATTCCTGGCTCTTCGCCGCCAACGCCTACGGCCGACTCGCCACCCCCAGGCGACGCGCATTCAAAACCGTCGTCTCCGAACGCTGCGTCGACTCCTGGAAAGCCAGCTGGCAGCTCTGGCTCGACCGACGACTGATCAGCTGCACCGATGCCCTGCTCGGCAACTCAGAAAGCGTCGCCACGTTCTACGAGCAGCAGGGCGTCCCGCGCTCACTCATCTCCGTCATCCCAAATGCCGTCACTCCACCACCGCGGCCGACAACGTCCCGTGCCGAATTCCTGAACTCCCTCGGCTTCACTCCGGAAACAAAACTCGTCGGAGTCATCGGCCGCCTGGCAAAACAGAAGCGTGTCGACGACCTTCTCTGGGGGATGCAGGTCTTGCGGCAGGCGGAACCCACTGCCCGCATGCTCATCATCGGCGACGGCCCCGAACGGGCGCATCTGCAGCAGCATGCCCGCGATGTCGAAGTCGCCGACTTCGTGAACTTCCTCGGCCACCGCGACGACGCGGCCAGCCTCATCCACCATCTCGATGCGTTCTGGCTCGGCAGCGGCTTTGAAGGCATGTCGAACAGCCTCATGGAAGCGATGGCCGCCGGCACCCCCGTCATCGCCAGCGACATCCCCCCCAATCGCGAACTCATCACGCACGGAGTTCACGGTTATCTCGCCAACGTCGGCGACGGCGTCGCCTTCGCCCAGTATTCGGTCAAGCTCTTTCAGGATCCGGCCCTGCGGCAATCCCTCTCCACCGCCGCCCGCGACCGCATGCAATCCGAATTCAGCGTCCCGCGAATGATTGAACGCCACGCAGCAGTCTACGAGGAACTTGCCAAGGGCGCTCACGCTCAGGCTTGA
- a CDS encoding sulfite exporter TauE/SafE family protein, whose translation MSSTLLIVAACLAIASFLQGLTGFGFGLTAMGLLPLWLPVRDAQTLCTMVGVVVTSMNIAVARKHFRAQGTLPLLLGSCVGVPLGYQFRTLIPENSVRPWLGAAICLMVVWDVVGRRFRKAPAGDADAPTATATAIGVFSGWLTGAFNIGGPPLVAYLYSRPWPVHRVVAVLSAIFLASGLVRLAVIVADGRIAEPLLTATAVSLLPVLAGIAIGQRCLSRTSPDLLRAAVSVVLFGLGLAFLLSSPGPG comes from the coding sequence ATGAGCTCAACGCTGCTGATTGTCGCCGCCTGCCTGGCGATCGCCTCCTTCCTGCAGGGACTTACCGGATTTGGCTTCGGCCTGACCGCCATGGGGCTCCTGCCGCTCTGGCTCCCCGTCCGCGATGCTCAGACCCTCTGCACAATGGTCGGTGTCGTCGTCACGTCGATGAACATCGCCGTCGCGCGGAAGCACTTCCGCGCGCAGGGCACCCTGCCCCTGCTTCTGGGCTCGTGCGTCGGCGTTCCGCTGGGCTACCAGTTCCGAACCTTGATCCCCGAAAACTCCGTCCGCCCCTGGCTCGGAGCCGCGATCTGTTTGATGGTCGTCTGGGACGTCGTCGGCCGGCGATTTCGCAAGGCCCCGGCCGGGGATGCCGATGCGCCGACCGCCACCGCCACCGCAATCGGCGTCTTCAGCGGCTGGCTCACCGGGGCCTTCAACATTGGCGGCCCCCCCCTCGTCGCCTACCTCTACTCCAGGCCCTGGCCCGTCCATCGCGTCGTCGCCGTCCTGAGCGCCATCTTCCTCGCATCGGGCCTCGTGCGTCTTGCCGTCATTGTGGCGGACGGGCGGATCGCGGAGCCCCTGCTGACCGCAACGGCCGTTTCGCTCCTGCCGGTCCTCGCGGGAATTGCGATCGGGCAACGCTGTCTGTCCAGAACCTCCCCCGACCTCCTCCGGGCAGCCGTTTCGGTCGTGTTGTTCGGTCTCGGCCTCGCCTTTCTCCTCAGCTCTCCCGGCCCGGGCTGA
- a CDS encoding DUF1214 domain-containing protein, which translates to MAIPASCLVAEETNSRRVTVDNFVRAETDMYFGRFVNEGGFGKFKHDRELASIDNQTVIRLNRDTLYSFGVFDLDASPVIVTLPDAGKRFMALMVINQDHYVPEVVYAPGRHTFTREKVGTRYVAFAVRTFVNPDDAADVNAVHALQDAIKTEQKQLGKFVAPTWDPVSHKRMRDALLGVVEANGELNSARMFGSKEEVDPVEHLLGTAAGWGGNPRADAFYSGATPAENDGKTPYVLVLKDVPVDGFWSVSVYNKEGYFEKNALGAYSLNNITAKAATDGTVTIRFGGDEKGTNYLPIEPGWNYLLRFYRPRRTLLDGEWKIPLAEPVK; encoded by the coding sequence ATGGCCATTCCCGCCTCCTGCCTGGTCGCTGAGGAGACCAACTCACGGCGGGTGACCGTGGACAATTTTGTTCGCGCGGAAACGGACATGTACTTCGGCCGCTTCGTGAATGAAGGGGGCTTCGGCAAGTTCAAACACGATCGCGAGCTGGCTTCGATCGACAACCAGACAGTGATCCGGTTGAACCGCGACACGCTGTATTCGTTTGGCGTGTTCGATCTGGATGCCTCGCCGGTGATTGTCACGCTGCCGGATGCGGGAAAGCGTTTCATGGCTCTGATGGTGATCAACCAGGATCACTACGTGCCAGAGGTGGTGTATGCGCCGGGGAGGCACACGTTTACGAGGGAGAAGGTTGGGACGCGTTATGTCGCTTTCGCGGTGCGGACGTTTGTCAACCCGGACGACGCGGCGGATGTCAATGCGGTCCACGCCCTGCAGGATGCGATCAAGACGGAGCAGAAGCAGTTGGGGAAGTTCGTCGCGCCGACGTGGGATCCTGTTTCACACAAGAGAATGCGCGACGCGCTGCTTGGCGTCGTCGAGGCGAACGGCGAGTTGAATTCGGCACGGATGTTCGGGAGCAAGGAGGAGGTCGACCCGGTGGAGCATCTCCTGGGCACGGCCGCGGGGTGGGGCGGGAATCCACGGGCCGACGCATTTTACTCGGGGGCGACTCCGGCCGAGAACGACGGGAAGACACCCTACGTCCTCGTCCTGAAAGACGTGCCTGTTGACGGGTTCTGGTCGGTGAGCGTGTACAACAAGGAGGGGTACTTCGAGAAGAACGCCCTGGGGGCCTACTCGCTGAACAACATCACTGCCAAGGCGGCGACTGACGGGACCGTCACGATCCGTTTCGGCGGCGATGAAAAGGGGACGAATTACCTGCCGATCGAGCCGGGCTGGAATTATCTGTTGAGGTTCTACCGTCCGCGGAGAACGCTGCTGGATGGCGAATGGAAGATTCCGCTGGCGGAACCTGTGAAATAG